In Silene latifolia isolate original U9 population chromosome X, ASM4854445v1, whole genome shotgun sequence, the following proteins share a genomic window:
- the LOC141622265 gene encoding uncharacterized protein LOC141622265 has product MARGRGGRQRGGGSGGRSTQEEEEETTEVEQSLEDDTDEEEEVEHGIPVTYTEDNKIIIDIRGLWFNSKYVVRGVTASTQQKMTRGITCWSDASEEEKEGWFNNFRQNFHWPKEQERSVWERYNYIGKKRLRDNMYKVSKRKKPPQFMEGTAYKELMEKRDTPEFKEKSARAK; this is encoded by the exons ATGGCACGTGGTCGTGGTGGTAGACAGCGAGGCGGAGGTAGTGGGGGCCGTAGTacgcaggaggaggaggaggagactaCTGAGGTCGAGCAGTCCTTAGAGGATGAcactgacgaggaggaggaggtcgAGCATGGGATCCCTGTCACATACACCGAGGATAACAAGATCATTATTGACATTAGGGGTCTTTG GTTTAATTCCAAGTATGTAGTTCGGGGAGTCACCGCTAGCACTCAGCAAAAGATGACCAGGGGTATTACTTGTTGGTCAGATGCAAGCGAAGAAGAGAAGGAGGGATGGTTCAATAACTTCCGG CAAAACTTTCATTGGCCTAAGGAACAAGAGCGTTCTGTTTGGGAGAGATACAATTACATCGGCAAAAAGAGGCTAAGAGATAACATGTATAAGGTTTCTAAGAGGAAGAAACCCCCTCAGTTTATGGAAG GAACCGCATATAAAGAACTGATGGAGAAGAGAGATACCCCCGAATTTAAGGAGAAGTCGGCTCGAGCAAAATGA